ACGTCCCTcgctccttcccctcttctgaCTTCTTGCTGTTCAGTGCGTGACAGAGTCGTCTCCGGAACTGCAAGCGCGAGTATCAATTCGCCATAAGTAACCCAAGGCAGCTGTCCAGCGTGAATCCCCGTGTTGCAAAAACTCTCATTCGGCGACTCGGTTCTAAAGCATCTATATTCTTCCGGCCATGGCCCACAATACCAGTGCCCCCCGCATAACTGATGCGACAAAAGGTACTGTCCACAACCATGGCACTAGAACTCTTCGAGAGCACTCATAGCTAACACATCTCAGTATGGACAACTCTAATTACAAACACTGCCTACCTGTCGGGGCTACTGACCCTGGAATACTCCCTCCGTAAAGTCGGTTCGAAATATCCGCTGATTGCTCTCTACACGGACTCCTTCCCGGCGGAAGGTCATGCTGCTCTTGATGCCCGTGGAATCTTGAAGCAGCGTGTCCCTTATCTTCTGCCTTCAGTTCCCAAGGACTACGTGAATGATGTGCGGTTCTATGACTGCTGGAGCAAACTTACGCCCTTCTCTCTTGTGGAGTATGAGCGCGTTGTGCAGCTGGACAGTGACATGATGATTCTCCGCAACATggatgagttgatggagcTCGAGCTAGACCCTCCAGCCCTGGCTGGGACAGGGAACCGTGTTTTTGCCGCCAGTCATGCTTGTGTCTGTAACCCGCTGCAGAAGCCGCACTACCCTCCTGATTGGTATGGACTATCCATCTTTCCATTCCCGAGTCCTACGAGGACACAACTTATCCGACAAGTAAACAAAGACTAATGCACCATTGTCCAGGATTCCATCCAATTGCGCATACACATCCCAGCATGCCACCCCGGATGTCGCGCAAACAGAGGGCGCATCACCCACGGCCGGGCTGGGTATCCCCAACGGCGGTCTCCAGGTGGTCAATCCGTCCCACGAAGTCTATGATAAGATTCTGGCGCAGCTGTCCTCATCTGCGACCACCAACTATGAATTTGCCGATCAATCCCTGCTATCAGATGTATTCTTTGGGCGATGGGTGGCGCTGCCGTACATTTACAATGCGCTCAAAACCATGCGGTGGGAGGGGATTCATGATGCGATCTGGCGAGACGAGAGCGTCAAGAATATGCACTACTTGCTCAACCCCAAACCGTGGGATGAGAGCGAGGCTGTCCGGTCGGGTCGCGAACCTCGCTCAAGCCGGGAAGCGCCACACAGCTGGTGGTGGGACATTACGGAGGAGAGagtgaaggaggaaaaggccaGAGGGGTGGATGACAActtctaattttttttttccatctTATTTTTCAACTTATGTTTATGTTCCCCTTTCTCGAACAAGTGAATGCCGCAACGCCATCACAGTACATTAGACCTGTCACCATACGAAACCAATGCCACAATAATAGAGTCATTCTTCGAGGGTCCAGATGGAACGGGAATGCAAGTATGGCGTACATTCATTCCAGGTTGGGGTGAGAGGGGTGTAGTGGGAGGCTGCATTCGGAACCCGACCATTCAGGCTCCCAGGTGTCGAGCCCCGCGCCTGATgttgattggttggtgaAGTGCCAGCGGCGGGTGTGACGTCAGGGGCTGCCGGGGAAGACACTAAACTCGTTTGGGACCATGgcagagagtgagtgagtgagtcgAGTTCAAGCATTCATCATTACTagtactacggagtactggaCTAGTCACAATCACCTCCAGGGGGAAATGCCCCCTCCGAAACCGCGGGGAACTGACGATGGCTTTCCGAAACATCCACTAGAAGACGCCTGGAATGGACCTGCATTGAGGCTGGGAGATTGTATtctaagaaaagaaaaccaaaaaaaagaaagaaggcgaATCTGCTTCAGATTGAAGGTTTGAATGAATGGTGCTGGCCCACCGACAGCCTCACTTTCATCACTGACCcgttcattcattcatttactTCCCTCCTACTACTGCcactacttctactactacttaccctCCTGTTACTATTTAGTCcacattactactactactactaccaccaccaccaagctgGCTTTGGACCCTCCGCACCCAAACTTAAAAAAACCCCATTGCGATCTCCCAACTCTTACCACGGATCCCCCCTGTCTTTTATTGTTACGCGACTTGGTTCATCATAAGTAGACCAGCCAATTCACTGCCCCGCAGATCCATCCGTCTCTTCTCTCAAACCATCTTGTTATTTGCTTCCCTAGTCTTTCGCATCCAGATCGACACCCTTACCGCTGCATCTCCTTGAAGGACCACACCCTCATTATATCGCGCCATCTACCTCTATCGTTTATTGCATTTCACTTTGGGCAGACGTCCCTACATTTTGTGAATATTCAACTTCAACCGAGCTTTATCAGGACAAGATGACTACTCCCACTCTGAtcaatctccctcccccgccatcGGACCCAGTGACTCCATCAGACATGGGACCGTAAGTTCCCCAGCTTGTTCAAGCTTTCATTCTGATTGTGTCATGCAGCTTTTCGCCTTTATCTTCATTTCTTTAGTACCATTATCAGATCAGGCTGACAAGAAGTTTGCGACGCACTAGAGGGACCCCGAACTCCGGCACGACTTCGTTGTCGGCCTTGTCTACAACCGCCATTAAAGATGGCCATCAGGGTCAGCCTCTTCCCCACGGTCGTCACGCCCACCACTCCCATTCCGCATCTGCTACATCCACTACCACGCTGGAAGCAGAACGCGCCGACCGTATCTCGCGTCTAGCAGGCCTGGAACGAGTGGCCACGGCTCGAGCGGGTGGCACTCCACAGCCCTCGGGCATGATGGCAGGGACTCAATACCCCGGCTACTTTGACAGTGGCTCTGGGATCAAAGAAAGAAGTACGGTAGGTAGTGCCAGTGCGACAGGCAGCGTGGGCGCCCGCACGACCTGGGCCAGTGGCAGTGATGCCTTCGATGCAGACCGAATGAGCGAGTACCCGGAGGACGGGACGTCCAGTGTAGGCAACTACAGCGATGAAGGCGACGCTAGCCTGGTGGCATTCGGCGAAGGTGCCAGTACCATTAGTGGACCAACTTCACATCCGCTGCTGAACCGAACATCATCGGGACATCGACCTACCTCGTTGGGCAGCCCTGGAGTGAGCCGTGCGAGCGCATTCGCATCCCACCATCAGCAACACTCTGGGGAGGGCGCGATGCTGCTGTCGACCCAGTCGCCGACCGGATCCGTGACACCAGAACCTACGCAAGATGCGCGGATGGTCGATGGGATGACGTTTGACTCGGATGTGATTGACACCACGGTGAGGACCCCGCGATTGGCCACTCCCGCTCAAGGTGGCGAGCAGCCGACTTTTTGAGTTACTagtttgctttctttttgtaAGTGAAAGAGGGAGACAGAcaaacagacagacagaccgATGGCAATAAGGTCGGGTTGTCAAAAGGATAGGATTACGGGCGTTGCTGCCAAATATTTCCAAGCTTCAGTTAACTTCAAGGGTTTTTCGGCATTGTAATTGTACGGAAAAAGAATGGACATGTTTTTGCTGGAcaggggggaaaggaggataTGATCATTATTGGCGAGGGAGGCTTTTGTGGGCTCTGGTCATTTATTTTACATGGTTCTCTagggcgagagagagaggcagaAGTCGGGATATCAATGAACATTTACTTGTAGAATAGTTAGCTAGCAGCGAGTcatttgtttttatttaatttatttatttattttttttttcttccaggTTACTTTGTGCAGCAATTGAAAATGCCCACCAGCCAGTCTTGACGAAACTACGATGATGTTAAGTTAATTGGGATTAGATTAATCTAAGCATTACGGGTCCAACGAGGAGGATCTCCATCCCGACCGGAGCAGGACCAGATTGACTCCAACAGGCGAATCGGGGCgaatcttcttttccttcacAATTGCCAAAAGTCTAGACTCCCGGGATCTCTGTTGTTTGTTGTTCCTCTAGCAGTTGCTTCCATGTATGGCAGTAAGCATAGTAGTCATCTTGTTAATCTGAAAAGTAAATACCCAGTCACTGCAAGTAGTAACaaattaagaaaaagtagtagttgggGAAGAGAATAAATGGAGGCGAAAAACGAGCAACATTTCAACTGGAACTTGGTGAACTGGGGCCGAGATCGCCcaatggggaggggggattcCATCGCGGGTCCCCCTTCAGCCTTTCACTCCCTCAGTCTGGcttctctctcactctcggcgcctcttcttcctcttcctcttctctgtctcttcctctcttcttcctcttgtcACCttccccacccccttccaacttccttttccccctcctcctccctccaaccccgacTGTCTTCCTGTCCCTGTCATTGCTGGCATTGACTTGTCAAGCATCGAGAATTCCCCCTTTGGAACCGGAGACTCGTACTGAGGTATTCGTTCAATCCCGCCAAGCTTCGCTGCCATCCACTTTTGAGTCtttgtgtgtgtttgtgtgttTCGCGGCACTCCAGACCACAACTTCTCGCCACGCTTTCAACCTCCCAACGGCCAATATCTTACACCTCGTCCACTCTCAATCTATCCTTTCGTCTTCGTTATCTCTACCCCCCGGTAGTAAAATTTCCGTTCAGTCTTCCCGCTGGAACACTTCCGAAGACTATCCGTGCAATTTTTCTGCTGCCCTGTTACACACTACCTAAGTGGCGGGGAAcgtttctcttcttctaccacTAAGATCCTGGGTTTTGTGATATTCCCTGGTTCGTCGCATTAGCATCGTCTGCGCGCGCGCCTCTAGCTGCTCCCGTGGCTTTTGTGAATACGTGTTTCGTCCCACCAGAGTGAAACGTTGAGAGACATTTCGAAATGGCAGCTCCCACTCAGCTTGCTTGTGAGTCTACCTACAATTTTATTCTTCGTTCCATCCTATAATAGAGGACTctcgaaaaaagaaaacatcgCTTTACTTCTTTCGGGGAATTTTCTTTGCTGTTCAAGGGCAACTCTAACTAGCTACAGACCGTACGGTCAAGGGCGTTGGCATCTTGGATGCGGCCCCAGTTTATGAACCTTTGTCGGGGTTCGAAAGGTATGTAACGTCTAATTCGTTCGATACTTCTACTCCGAATAGCTTGCTAATCTTCTGATTTTCTGTTTGCAGACCCGAAGGAAACCTTCGCTGTAGCGCTTACTCTCCCTGCGGCCGGTATTTCGCATGGGCATCCCCAGAGAAGTACGTCAACCGACTCTCACTCAAACCAATaaaggaggaaaggaaactTACAAGTTGCTTACTAGGGTCACCATCGTCGATCCCTCTGTCGGACATGTGGTCTCGACCATCGCTGCTGATAACGTTTTCGAGCTGGGATTCTCGCCCCTCGGAACCTACCTGATCACCTGGCAACGCTCTTCCAAGGATGCCAACGGCGATGCGGTCAAGAACCTGAAGGTCTGGCAGGTCGTGCAGTCGTCCGAGAACGGCGATGTGGACACGCCTGTGGGCAAGTTCGTCCAGAAGTCGCAGACGGGCTGGAACCTTCAATACACCTCCGACGAGCGTTACTGTGCCCGGGTCGTTACCAACGAAGTCCAGTTCTACCAGAGCGAGAATCTGTCTCAGGTCTGGAACAAGTTGCGTGTGGAGGGGGTTGCGGACTTTGCGGTCGCTCCTGGCAAGAACCACTCTGTGGCCGTCTTCATTCCTGAGCGCAAGGTACGTATGGTGCACTTGTTTACAACCCCGGTGAGAGTATCATTATTCCAGAGCTAATACATGGCTGCTTAGGGACAACCCGCTGCTGTCAAGGTCTTTTTGGTGCCTCAGTTTGGAGCCCCCGTCTCGCAGAAGACCTTCTTCAAGGGCGACAAGGTCCAGCTGAAGTGGAACGAGCAGGGTACCACCCTGATCGTACTCGCGCAGACGGACGTGGATCGGTCGGGCAAGAGTTACTATGGCGAGACCACTCTCTACCTGCTcagtgctggtggtggcttcGACTCTCGTGTGGACTTGGATAAGGAGGGACCTATTCACGATGTGACCTGGTCTCCCAACTCCAAGGAGTTCGGTGTGGTGTACGGCTACATGCCCGCGAAgaccaccatcttcaacttccgTGGTGTGCCCAAGCACACCTTCGCTCTGGCCCCTCGCAACACCATCCTCTTCTCGCCTCACGGACGATTCGTGCTGGTGGCTGGTTTCGGTAACTTGGCCGGTCAGATGGACATCTACGACATGGACAAGAACTTCCACAAGATCGCCACCGTCGAAGCCTCCAACGCCAGTGTCTGCAACTGGTCCCCCGACGGTCAGTATATCCTGACGGCCACCACCAGCCCTCGCCTCAGAGTCGACAATGGCATCCGTATCTGGCATGTCAGCGGTGCTTTGATGTACAACGAGGACATGAACGAGCTCTACGATGTGTGCTGGCGCCCCCAGTCGCTGATCCAGCACCCCCTCGGCGATCCGTTCAGCCCGCTTCCGACCCCCCACCCCTCCGCCGTGGCGTACCTGAGCACCAAGAAGGCTCCGGTCAAGCCGGCCGGTGCGTACCGGCCTCCCGGTGCCCGCGGCCAGCTCACCCCTCTCGCCTTCAAGCGTGAGGATCAGGGCGGCGCGGTCTTTGTCCGGGATGGTGCCAGCGGCGGTGCCACCGTTCACACCACGAACGGATTTGGCCGGACGCGCAGACGTGAGGTGCCGGGTGCCGAGCCGGCCGAGGAATTCCTTCCTCCGGGAGCCGCTCCTGGAGGTGGAGTCGCTCTGCCCCCTGGTGCCGACCAGCCGGAGAAGCTGTCCAAGTCCGCTGCGcgcaacaagaagaagcgtgaagccaagaagcagaaggatggTGAGGACGAGCCGAGCCCGGACCGCCGCGGCGAGAAGGGTGACAACCGTTCCAAGGGCCAGAATGAGCGCAAGAACGGCGGCCAGGCCAATGGAGCTCAGGCACCCAAGGccaatgccaatgccaatgccaacaacgctgctgctgccgctgctgctgccgccgccgccgcagcagccgaCGCGAGCGGTGCTCACTCCGCGCAGGACAAGAAGATTCGCGGTCttttgaagaagatccgCGCGATCGACGAGCTGAAAATGCGCCTTGCCGGTGGAGAGAAGCTCGAGGATacgcagatgaagaagatccagacTGAAGAGTCGGTGCGCAAGGAGCTCGAAGGTCTGGGCTACAATGGATAGAGCAGAGGCACCCATATCCTATTGGGTCATGGATCTGGATTACTACTAAACAGCATTTCAATCAACACCCATTTGGAAATATGCGCACCGGTTTCTGTGCTGTTGGCGTTGCTCCCTTACACTATATCATGATttctacttttcttttctcttcttggctGGCTGCCTGTATGAATTGTACATATTGTCCAGTGGCTCTGGCTGGTCTGTTTGCTGTGACGGAGTATTATCTTCTCTGATCTGATTTGGATGGATGTCGATGATATAGCTTTCTGGTGTGTTAGAACTGTGTTCAGCGAGGGATGATATTAGCTATTTTACCCTGTATATCTGTATATACATACACCGAAAgagtcaaaaagaaaaataaaagagaagaagaagcgaagagACAGGAACGATGATTCTTAGACCTTAATTTTCCTCCGTGCATCACTCAGTatatgatagtagtagtttagttCTGTTCCCATCTACCCCAATTACTCATATGAGCATAGGCTCTGGGTAgcattcaatatatattaaacagGTAACTAATTTGCACCTGATtgaatccatcatcattatccttACAAGCTTTTCTCCTTTGGCTGTCAGGTGGGTTGATGCGTGGACAAAAGTGTATATGTTTTTGGAATGCTCCTACTCTACGATTATCCTTGACAATGTTTTTGCAATCGAAGTATGAGGTAAACTTCAATATCTAGAAGCAAACTAATTCATACTAGTTATCCGTTTCTAACCATAGCACATTCAATATCTACATCTACAGACAGACTTATCAGCTACACTAAAACaaacacaaaacacaaaaacaAATAAATATGTTCCCACCAATTCAACCCCCCTTACCCAAACCCCGacccccaacaccagcaGTCCCTAACCCATCCACTCGTATCTGATACTGATGTAGGTATTTCCATCCAAGCTCCATCCAGATGAAGAGATACAGAAGcacctctccatccctgCGAGAACGCATGGacagggaaaaaaaacaGACGGATAGATCAGTATCGAGTcacgagggagaggaagggaaaggagcagAGGGCTCAATCTGATGTttgaggatggggtggtttTCTGGGTTATATGATAACTCGGCTGTGGGGAGGGTTGATTGCTTGTCCTTTAAGAGATCCTAGAGGACGAAgattggatgatgggatgtgATGGTTGATGTCTCGCGACCGATACAGAGCTTATCCTTTCGAACCCGGCTCCCTTCTTTCTCGCACGATAGGGAtcgtgggagaggaagggtgggagggaagggatTTCAAGGCATGGACCTCGCCTTGCGCTCCACCTTGCAGTGCGAATTTTGGGGATTGGGGTCTACGGGGGGGGgtgaagggaggaggagaggaatgaGGTaagattgatggatgggtaTCTCTGGTCTTGATTCTCAGCTTCATTTGTTAGGAACATGTTGAGCATATgtggggaagggaaggtgGTTGGCTGTTCTGCCGTTGGAACTGTGTCTGCTTAAGTGAAGACGCGTGTCCGCTTGACGGGGCTTCCTATACGGAGGGACCGATTTGTGCTCGCCATGCCACTTAGGAGTCGGTCCATTCCTTCCACGCCGAGCTGGCCCCTTTGGAGCATTTGCTGGTCTGTTTCCCTGGTGGGCGGCTCGGGGATGTATTCGGTAAcgggtgctggtgctggttcAGTCAACCGTGGGGCGAGAATCACAAGTCGATGCTCGGCCGTGAGAAGCATGTCAAATGGCTGTGTGCGTGTGGAGCGGGGCGCCGCAGGGAGGTGTCCGATGCCTTTCAGGCGCTCTCCTACTAGGGTGATATCTTGGAGAGGAGACACCCGGCAGCGGTTGGATGAGTCGAATGTACCACTAGCCTTGACAGCGTTGCGCCACAAGGAGAGCAGACTGGGAATGACGGCGCTCTGGTTTCCATGCTGCAGCAAAATCGATTCATCGGGTAGCGCGTCCCTCCAAGAGTTAGTCTGATACACCGAGATTCCTCCACTCAGGGATGGGGTGGCTGTGCCAACGGAGGCGCCTTTGAGCAGCGTGTCTTCGCGCAGACGTTTAGTAGATGGCGTCAAGGGCGCAAACTTGGGCCGTTGTTCGAAGGAAGGTCCACTTGTTTCAGACCGACTGGCGCCAGGCAGGGGACTTAGAATCCTACCGCTGACGGAGAACGTTGTCAATGAGCCTCCCGTCACTCCCTGTACACTCGACTGTCGCTGAAGCGGACCCTTGATGGTTCCGGGGCCAGCCCCTTCCAAATCCCAAACACCCCATTCGCCATCAGACGTGAGGACCAAGATGGCACGACCTCCAAGCACCCATTCCGCGTGAGTGATGATCTTCCGCCGAGGGAGCCCCGAAGCAGACTGCTCGAATCCGGGGTAAAGACTGATCAACCATCTTCCTTCCGTGTCGACTGTCTCAAACTCGCTCTGAGCCCCGGACGACCTCCGCGAGGCCTTGAGTGGTTTCGTGGAAAAGCAGGAGTATACCTTGACACATCCGCTGTGGAATGCGACGAGCAAAGTGGAGTGTCGAAGGGCAGGGTAACCCGAGGGATTGAAAGAGATGTTCACAGCAGGGGCGGGCAAGTGTCGTCGCTTAGTCTCAATCTCATCATCGCATAGATGATATACTGTGCCGCGGGCCTTTTCATCCTCTGCGACCGGAATCCGATGAATGATCAAGAGACCTGACGACTCAGCCGAATGTGTCGCGACGAGGAGATCCCAccttcctgcagctgagcGGGATGAGCCACGGCTTGAAGATGTATCCTGATCTTGCTGATCTAACTCTTGGTAGGTGAAGGCGATGCTGACTCCCCGCGGAATCTCCTGGTGCGATACACCACCACTGATTGAGATCGACTGAATTCCGAAATCGCTCTGCGTGGGGTGAGGGGGAAGCAAAGGCAGAGTTACAATGCGAGTAGAATAGTCTGCGCATACAGCGGCAACTATGATGTCCTTCTTCAGGACCGGGGGGAATGGATCGAGCGAAGAGCGCGCTGTTTCAGGGAGGACACGAGGCACAGCCAGCTCGAGAACTCTACTTCCAAGGGGTATATCAATCTGGCGCAAAACATCGTCGTAAGGGTGGAAGGGATCCACCTCGGTTTCGTCCTCCTCGAACTGATAGGTGGGCTCTTCATCGTGCTGAGTGTGCTGGGTCTCTGCCATGCTCTCGTCATCGGAATCGATGATCATGACCGCATCATCGTTGGCGTTGCTGGCTTTCTGTGGTTTGTCCACTTTCGGCGCAGAAGGCTTCTCGACGGAAAactgtcttcctcctctccagaCTACCTTCAGTCCAGTCTCATAACCGTAAACAACGATCGACGACCCATTGGGGGCAAGGAGGGGGTAGCCTTGAGCTGCGTGCACacgatgaggaagttggtAGCTAGATGGAGTGTCCGGTAAGCACGGGGTTGCTGTTATGGCCTAGAACGGAATGTGAATCTACCTTAATTGAAGGCCATCATCCCTAGGCCTTACCAGAGGTCGAGATGGAAAGGACGGCATTGTTGTGGTGGCGGTTGTTTGTACGGTCAAGAACAGAGCTCAAAGGGAGACCGACGCCGCCAACAGGCAGATCGTGTTACCAAGCTTAGCGATGGAGATGTGATTATGACCTGTAGCTGAAGAAACTAAGAGTAATCATGTATAATAGAAGAGCGAGCGTTGAGAAGGGCAGttagtgggtgggtggtgaggaagaaggtgaaagagaaggaagtttGGGAAGGCCGCGGAGGAAAAAAGCCGCTGAGTTGAGGATGGAAAGTTGGCCCGCCGCGTCCATCGCGTCTCCAAGCAACAGCCTGCCTTTGCTTCCCCTCACGCCGCAACCACCTCGACAACGCCCCCAACAACGCCCATTGTCGTTGATCCGTCAAGCGCGCTGGCCTGCCTGTTTGATGGTCTAACCTGACAATGGGCATGATATCGCCTCTGGCTCCCACTGCCAGAATTTCTACCGCTACGCCCGACGATATACACCGATAATGGCTACAGTTCGATCCCTCGGATTGCATGAGCCCTCGGCCATCGCATTCCTCGTCGCAGAAGGCCTCTTGCCTCCAGATCCCTCGGAGGAGCTCTACTCATGGACAACGAGCGTCGATCGAGACTCCAACGGCCCGGTCGAAGATGAGATTGTTTGGACAAGAAGCTGTGCGGTTTGGTCACGAGCGGGGGTTGTCAAGAGAGTGTTCCGGCTTGATttagaaaaggaagagatcaGGCATGCTTTGTTGACGAGGTTTGCGGTGGGAAAGATAAAGAGGTCCGAGTCAAGCGTCTCCGAATCCTTGAAAGGCGAGGCAGCGCAGCCAGGCAGTACCTCAGGCCGCAGTCGAAGCTCGCCTGATCATCTTAGTGCTGGGATATCGAAGGGCTCATTGTTGATGCTGGGTCAGAATGGCGAAGGTTCTCGCGATACCAGCGGCACAGGCGCGAACAATGCGCGAGCCTTGGTCGTCGTCCTCAAGTCCCAGGCTcacatcttctttcttgccGGGAACAGCCATGTCGTGCCCCTACCGTTCGAAGTTGATTCGGTGTTTGCGACCCCCAAGGGCCTTTTGATTCAGAGAAAACTACACGAGGAGGAATCCAATACCTCACTACCAGCAGCGCCGCCGAATTCGTTCGTCTCGTCCCTACCTGACTTCCGTGCATCTCAGTCGCTGGACATACCTTCTGGCAAATCCAAACGCCCATCCTTGACGATTTCCCCTGCCCCCAAACCTGGCCTGAAGCAACGGGCAAGCAAACATGCCGACATGCCCAGAGTGTTCTCTCTTATGGATCCGCACTCAGAAATGGGACTCGTCGTGACCAACCAGTCGTCTCGTTGGCTACAAACTAGTGTCTCAACCAGACCTTCTGGATTGGATGTTCTTGACCCAGCGGATGCAATTGTCTATGTATCTCCAAGAGATGAATTGTCGAGCTCTAATCGGGGGCTTTCCATTGGTCCTTTGATCCTTGTGGTAACCGTCAATATTAACACAGGGTTGTACACGATCTGGACGGCTCACTATAGACAAGACGAGACTGCGCcctcatcgaagaagaaggagaggagagacacGGGTGGCACTCGTTCGAAGCGACGCAGTTCGCACTTTGGAATGACTACGGGAACAACCACACCCGCTGGTCGTCCATCGGGTGCTAGAGAAAGCTTTGGCCCACGAAGTGATGGGTGGAACACGTCTGGGTTGTCGCTTTCACAATACTCCGTCGAAGGCAAGCCGGATGATGACGACCTGGCGTCCAAGCTGGGTCAAGACTTTGGGGACATTGGTGTGCCACTCAAGACATCGAGACGAGTGAGCTCTCTCCTTGCACGCGCGGATCTGGCCGCCAGCCAGGATAGGATTACGTTTTCCGATTTAGCCACAGGCAGTCAATCGAGCTCTATGCCACATGGCAATTTTCGACAATCTCTTGGAGCTGGAAGTACTCGAGGTAGCTTTGGCTTCAACCCTAGGGGTTCTATTCCACCTGGCAATGGCTCAGTGTATAGCACTACCGGTAGCTTTGTCGACGCACCGGTCGATAGACTGCTTGAAGAGCTGAACAACGAAAGTCTTTTCGAAGGATTTGAGAATATGGACTTGAACCATGCGGCGTCAGGTCTGCCCGAAGAGGTCTTCCTGTCCAAAGTTGAAAGCTTTTCTTCAAAGTTTTCGGTCTCCTTCCAGACACCGGTCAAGTCAAAGCCGTCAGCTCGACAAATCAAGATCATGACTTTGTGTCCGTCAGAGTACGGTAATGCGCAATCTGGAAACACTGCGGCTTTAGCACTTTACTTGGTGGATCAAGAAGCAAAGTCAATGACGGTCGTCAGCCTACG
The window above is part of the Aspergillus luchuensis IFO 4308 DNA, chromosome 8, nearly complete sequence genome. Proteins encoded here:
- a CDS encoding glycosyltransferase family 8 protein (CAZy:GT8;~COG:G;~EggNog:ENOG410PM9M;~InterPro:IPR029044,IPR002495;~PFAM:PF01501;~go_function: GO:0016757 - transferase activity, transferring glycosyl groups [Evidence IEA]), with the protein product MAHNTSAPRITDATKVWTTLITNTAYLSGLLTLEYSLRKVGSKYPLIALYTDSFPAEGHAALDARGILKQRVPYLLPSVPKDYVNDVRFYDCWSKLTPFSLVEYERVVQLDSDMMILRNMDELMELELDPPALAGTGNRVFAASHACVCNPLQKPHYPPDWIPSNCAYTSQHATPDVAQTEGASPTAGLGIPNGGLQVVNPSHEVYDKILAQLSSSATTNYEFADQSLLSDVFFGRWVALPYIYNALKTMRWEGIHDAIWRDESVKNMHYLLNPKPWDESEAVRSGREPRSSREAPHSWWWDITEERVKEEKARGVDDNF
- a CDS encoding uncharacterized protein (COG:S;~EggNog:ENOG410PPBT) produces the protein MTTPTLINLPPPPSDPVTPSDMGPGTPNSGTTSLSALSTTAIKDGHQGQPLPHGRHAHHSHSASATSTTTLEAERADRISRLAGLERVATARAGGTPQPSGMMAGTQYPGYFDSGSGIKERSTVGSASATGSVGARTTWASGSDAFDADRMSEYPEDGTSSVGNYSDEGDASLVAFGEGASTISGPTSHPLLNRTSSGHRPTSLGSPGVSRASAFASHHQQHSGEGAMLLSTQSPTGSVTPEPTQDARMVDGMTFDSDVIDTTVRTPRLATPAQGGEQPTF
- a CDS encoding translation initiation factor 2A (BUSCO:EOG0926142H;~COG:J;~EggNog:ENOG410PIFZ;~InterPro:IPR015943,IPR013979,IPR011387;~PFAM:PF08662;~go_function: GO:0003743 - translation initiation factor activity [Evidence IEA];~go_function: GO:0005515 - protein binding [Evidence IEA];~go_process: GO:0006413 - translational initiation [Evidence IEA]) is translated as MAAPTQLAYRTVKGVGILDAAPVYEPLSGFERPEGNLRCSAYSPCGRYFAWASPEKVTIVDPSVGHVVSTIAADNVFELGFSPLGTYLITWQRSSKDANGDAVKNLKVWQVVQSSENGDVDTPVGKFVQKSQTGWNLQYTSDERYCARVVTNEVQFYQSENLSQVWNKLRVEGVADFAVAPGKNHSVAVFIPERKGQPAAVKVFLVPQFGAPVSQKTFFKGDKVQLKWNEQGTTLIVLAQTDVDRSGKSYYGETTLYLLSAGGGFDSRVDLDKEGPIHDVTWSPNSKEFGVVYGYMPAKTTIFNFRGVPKHTFALAPRNTILFSPHGRFVLVAGFGNLAGQMDIYDMDKNFHKIATVEASNASVCNWSPDGQYILTATTSPRLRVDNGIRIWHVSGALMYNEDMNELYDVCWRPQSLIQHPLGDPFSPLPTPHPSAVAYLSTKKAPVKPAGAYRPPGARGQLTPLAFKREDQGGAVFVRDGASGGATVHTTNGFGRTRRREVPGAEPAEEFLPPGAAPGGGVALPPGADQPEKLSKSAARNKKKREAKKQKDGEDEPSPDRRGEKGDNRSKGQNERKNGGQANGAQAPKANANANANNAAAAAAAAAAAAAADASGAHSAQDKKIRGLLKKIRAIDELKMRLAGGEKLEDTQMKKIQTEESVRKELEGLGYNG
- a CDS encoding uncharacterized protein (COG:S;~EggNog:ENOG410PMKM;~InterPro:IPR015943,IPR036322;~go_function: GO:0005515 - protein binding [Evidence IEA]), which gives rise to MPSFPSRPLVRPRDDGLQLSYQLPHRVHAAQGYPLLAPNGSSIVVYGYETGLKVVWRGGRQFSVEKPSAPKVDKPQKASNANDDAVMIIDSDDESMAETQHTQHDEEPTYQFEEDETEVDPFHPYDDVLRQIDIPLGSRVLELAVPRVLPETARSSLDPFPPVLKKDIIVAAVCADYSTRIVTLPLLPPHPTQSDFGIQSISISGGVSHQEIPRGVSIAFTYQELDQQDQDTSSSRGSSRSAAGRWDLLVATHSAESSGLLIIHRIPVAEDEKARGTVYHLCDDEIETKRRHLPAPAVNISFNPSGYPALRHSTLLVAFHSGCVKVYSCFSTKPLKASRRSSGAQSEFETVDTEGRWLISLYPGFEQSASGLPRRKIITHAEWVLGGRAILVLTSDGEWGVWDLEGAGPGTIKGPLQRQSSVQGVTGGSLTTFSVSGRILSPLPGASRSETSGPSFEQRPKFAPLTPSTKRLREDTLLKGASVGTATPSLSGGISVYQTNSWRDALPDESILLQHGNQSAVIPSLLSLWRNAVKASGTFDSSNRCRVSPLQDITLVGERLKGIGHLPAAPRSTRTQPFDMLLTAEHRLVILAPRLTEPAPAPVTEYIPEPPTRETDQQMLQRGQLGVEGMDRLLSGMASTNRSLRIGSPVKRTRVFT